The Halocalculus aciditolerans genome window below encodes:
- a CDS encoding DUF6610 family protein: MSLELSSSASTAREIAAARQADYVAFLHRAPFVVDAVELGFLPGFREDCGYQETQYQNLSLPVGMLDNDFRNPDLDRFVDRFFEYEPEVGVIGDVDEIDDVDAHVAAAREIQASYPEAELIVVPKSRAVIDAIPETLVLGYSRGYADRLAHEFSDPADWRGRRVHILGGSPPKQLDAIRQLTRPTLTDEPPADIVGVDWNGLHRGAQFGEFWTADGWDDSGRDADHVTVRKTVRHSLARVREFWRAHGIWPETTPQNEGLDVEYEGPSPADLEDAACTECGTNVWRTRRGPYVAEYDTGAICGYCSYECYFNHRHRNNLEEIVGEQSVYLPSA; the protein is encoded by the coding sequence ATGTCCCTCGAGCTGAGCTCCAGCGCCAGCACCGCCCGTGAAATCGCCGCCGCCAGACAAGCAGACTATGTGGCGTTTCTGCATCGAGCGCCGTTCGTCGTCGACGCTGTCGAACTCGGCTTCCTTCCCGGCTTTCGCGAGGACTGTGGGTACCAAGAGACGCAGTATCAGAACCTCAGCCTCCCCGTCGGGATGCTCGACAACGATTTCCGGAATCCCGATCTGGATAGATTCGTCGACCGCTTCTTCGAGTACGAACCAGAGGTCGGGGTCATCGGGGACGTCGACGAAATCGACGACGTCGACGCCCACGTCGCTGCTGCTCGTGAGATCCAAGCGAGCTATCCCGAGGCCGAGCTCATCGTCGTTCCGAAGTCGCGGGCCGTGATCGACGCGATACCCGAGACCCTCGTCCTCGGGTATTCACGGGGATACGCCGACCGCCTGGCCCACGAGTTCTCCGACCCAGCCGATTGGAGAGGGCGGCGCGTCCACATCCTCGGCGGGAGTCCGCCCAAGCAGCTCGATGCCATTCGACAGCTGACCAGACCGACACTCACGGACGAGCCACCAGCCGACATCGTCGGCGTCGACTGGAACGGGCTGCATCGCGGCGCGCAGTTCGGTGAGTTCTGGACGGCCGACGGCTGGGACGACAGCGGTCGCGACGCCGACCACGTCACCGTGCGAAAGACGGTGCGCCACAGCCTCGCTCGCGTCCGTGAGTTTTGGAGGGCCCACGGAATCTGGCCCGAAACGACACCGCAAAACGAGGGGCTCGACGTCGAGTACGAGGGTCCGAGTCCTGCCGATCTCGAGGACGCTGCCTGTACCGAGTGCGGGACGAACGTCTGGCGAACTCGCCGCGGCCCGTACGTGGCCGAATACGATACCGGCGCAATCTGTGGATACTGCAGCTACGAGTGCTACTTCAACCACCGTCACCGGAACAACCTGGAGGAAATCGTCGGCGAGCAGAGCGTCTACCTCCCGTCGGCGTGA
- a CDS encoding ArdC-like ssDNA-binding domain-containing protein: MSTTRDSSVSFDQTDTRSDEMNSTIEQWIDDLVAGVDDAQASAEFQEWLDVQSRFHDYSYRNTLLIKRQCPEASRVAGYRTWQEEFDRHVKEGESAIWIWAPIITKQCPECENSPSYHEESDCEYDETPPEEWSEGLVGFKPAPVFDVSQTEGEPLPDLDTEATGDAGDLVEQLTGAADELGVTVRIVPDEDWTHGEAKGICEQLSLVEVQPLVEVRDRANEADLARTLIHEYAHALLHFDVDDDTERAKREVEAEAVAYVVGRYCGLDTSGSAFYLAAWESDDPEVVSERLGRISRTAEELIDVLEE; the protein is encoded by the coding sequence ATGTCTACGACCAGAGACTCGTCGGTCTCCTTCGACCAGACCGACACGCGATCAGACGAGATGAACAGTACGATCGAACAGTGGATCGACGACCTCGTCGCCGGCGTCGACGACGCGCAGGCCAGCGCGGAGTTCCAGGAGTGGCTGGACGTCCAGAGTCGTTTCCACGACTACTCGTATCGGAACACGCTCCTCATCAAGCGGCAGTGTCCCGAGGCGAGCCGGGTGGCGGGCTACCGGACGTGGCAGGAGGAGTTCGACCGCCACGTCAAGGAGGGTGAGTCGGCCATCTGGATCTGGGCGCCGATCATCACCAAGCAGTGCCCGGAGTGCGAGAATTCGCCGAGCTACCACGAGGAAAGCGACTGTGAGTACGACGAGACGCCGCCCGAGGAGTGGTCCGAGGGGCTGGTCGGGTTCAAGCCCGCGCCGGTGTTCGACGTCTCCCAGACCGAGGGCGAACCGCTTCCCGACCTAGACACAGAAGCGACTGGGGACGCCGGCGACCTCGTCGAACAGTTGACTGGCGCCGCTGATGAGCTCGGCGTGACGGTGCGGATCGTTCCCGACGAAGACTGGACCCACGGCGAGGCGAAGGGTATCTGTGAGCAGCTGAGCCTCGTCGAGGTCCAACCGCTCGTCGAGGTGCGTGATCGGGCGAACGAGGCCGACCTCGCGCGAACGCTGATTCACGAGTACGCCCACGCCCTGCTCCACTTCGACGTCGACGACGACACCGAACGGGCAAAACGCGAGGTCGAGGCTGAAGCCGTCGCGTACGTTGTCGGTCGCTACTGCGGGCTCGACACTAGCGGGTCAGCGTTCTACCTCGCTGCGTGGGAGTCGGACGATCCCGAGGTCGTTAGCGAGCGCCTCGGCCGGATTAGTCGAACGGCAGAAGAACTCATCGACGTTCTCGAGGAATAA